One genomic segment of Rivularia sp. PCC 7116 includes these proteins:
- a CDS encoding histone deacetylase has protein sequence MPNSQCPMHNPTFPLIYSDEFLEHLTGRGHPEKPERLSAVVSALKEAVFSQQIEWRSPTPITQNSPLDFLKEIHSPRYIRKVRDIAAEGGGFLDTDTYVSPRSYDVALLAVNAWLDGVDIVLETGKPAFVLARPPGHHAEIDYGMGFCLFSNAAISAFQALKKPEVNRVAILDWDVHHGNGTQAIVENNPQIAYCSLHQYPCYPGTGKSSERGINNNVLNLPMPPSSDISTYRAGFEKEVFPFLSNFQPDLLIVSAGYDGNADDPLAMINLQPQDYGIFTKHCLKVTSKILFGLEGGYDLPTLSQSVIATVEKCLNW, from the coding sequence ATGCCCAATTCCCAATGCCCAATGCACAATCCCACGTTTCCCTTAATCTACTCGGACGAATTTCTCGAACACCTTACCGGAAGAGGACATCCGGAAAAGCCGGAGCGTTTAAGTGCTGTCGTCTCGGCTTTGAAAGAGGCGGTTTTTTCTCAACAAATTGAATGGCGATCGCCGACTCCTATTACCCAAAATTCGCCGCTTGATTTCCTTAAGGAAATACATTCACCGCGCTATATCCGTAAAGTTCGGGATATTGCGGCTGAGGGGGGTGGCTTTTTGGATACTGATACCTATGTTTCTCCCCGCAGCTATGATGTAGCGTTATTAGCGGTGAATGCTTGGCTCGATGGAGTGGATATTGTTCTGGAAACTGGTAAACCCGCTTTTGTTTTAGCACGTCCTCCTGGACACCATGCCGAAATTGACTACGGTATGGGGTTCTGTTTGTTTTCTAATGCAGCAATTTCCGCTTTCCAAGCTTTGAAAAAACCCGAAGTTAATCGTGTTGCTATTCTCGATTGGGACGTACACCACGGTAACGGTACTCAAGCAATAGTAGAAAACAATCCTCAAATTGCTTATTGTTCCTTACATCAATACCCTTGTTATCCGGGAACGGGTAAATCTTCAGAAAGGGGTATTAACAATAACGTGTTGAATTTACCCATGCCTCCTAGTAGCGATATTAGTACTTATCGAGCAGGATTTGAAAAAGAGGTATTTCCATTTCTATCAAACTTTCAGCCCGATTTATTAATAGTCAGCGCTGGTTATGATGGCAACGCCGATGACCCCTTAGCAATGATAAATTTGCAACCGCAAGACTACGGAATATTTACAAAACATTGCTTAAAAGTTACCAGTAAAATATTATTCGGTTTAGAAGGTGGTTACGATTTACCAACACTTTCCCAGTCAGTTATAGCAACCGTTGAAAAATGTTTAAATTGGTAA
- a CDS encoding MoaD/ThiS family protein, with the protein MPNSIKIAVKLFAAYQEAYNEPELILEFPENTPVSQVREHLIKEHPELEQWRDVTRFGINLNFVEPDTPLNDGDEVVLIPPVSGG; encoded by the coding sequence ATGCCAAATTCAATCAAAATCGCAGTTAAATTATTCGCAGCTTATCAGGAAGCTTATAACGAACCAGAATTAATCCTGGAATTTCCTGAAAACACGCCGGTATCGCAAGTCAGAGAACATTTAATCAAAGAACATCCCGAATTAGAGCAATGGCGAGATGTAACCAGATTTGGCATAAATTTGAATTTTGTCGAACCAGATACTCCTTTAAATGATGGGGATGAAGTCGTATTGATACCTCCAGTCAGCGGCGGATAA
- a CDS encoding isopeptide-forming domain-containing fimbrial protein, whose protein sequence is MHLILQGLYLSDTMIFDAKKKGKINFFSSLFTTIFLLNFWAIPSQAEGSKELVFQGGDRPYIEWSNRETAKISRKTLLKVVVKNGETVNLGSSVHNSFDGRDIVFRGPIPSTTEQICDVKRLDQGGEGLIDKTAKETAGPLPNPDGYTPCQFTVDSTGIYEVEFHSPNPDGGDPPAKSTSEDFPTDNQQQMTVAAWDITVRDEDGNTKNGRVFTNYLAMNMGTVEKSLNSNFFIQTKDGFLYKTSMNGIDPFGFIFFANSRGFIDQTDNSTLYHSANAGQNNFSLDPFLGNVQVQRPDVEDTNTDITHLVFFNRPDAETLNQLNIPLVPAIPITPTNFKFTGGNGGSGNQTVVGVGGNFSFDSTSPGSYEIIIDTDKDNIFDPSKDTVLQNIVTVGSNVVRWDGQDGQGNNLPPRINNDPYDARIRLRTGEYHFPMLDVESNSNGFVIEMLNAPTAFPVGNRFTVYYNDENYTTSNGTDVDLSGSGASNPRNASIGVDSNGGAHKFSNNYGDFKGIDTWAYFPSEATSTNLIITDDKSANVRGTKSVRFLEDKDNSGTVTVGDTVEYTITYSNQSPDFQTDATNFIIQDTLPPQLTYNNSEIVSKTDGNNIILNSSYSGSGALSNSGTLRVNDEIIIKITATINNDNDGDSINNQANATFNTNDSSATSGTALTDADSAGATQDNPPTQGNPFKQIDDDSQNTGNDPSNTADDEPTIITVEKTVVTGSPKVLLVKRITAINGVNFDQFVDDPNSIEDNNSNWPDSDPSDTSSNDFLRGAVNGGLVVPGDELEYTIYFLSIGEKDASKLKICDVIPTYTTFIPTAFNGSTPTDGGLSTANLGIAIAFDSTNYPKNPTAYITNVADSDRGEFFSAGETPPIACSSSNNNGAVVVNIVNKDNVNQDIIPTANVDQTQTKPTNSYGFIRFKVKVN, encoded by the coding sequence ATGCATTTAATATTACAGGGTTTGTATCTTAGCGATACTATGATTTTTGACGCAAAAAAAAAAGGTAAGATAAACTTTTTTAGTAGCTTATTTACTACAATATTTCTTTTGAACTTTTGGGCGATACCATCACAAGCCGAAGGTTCAAAAGAATTAGTTTTTCAAGGTGGAGATAGACCTTATATAGAATGGTCGAATAGAGAAACAGCAAAGATTTCACGTAAAACTCTACTGAAAGTAGTTGTTAAAAATGGAGAAACTGTCAACCTTGGTTCTAGCGTCCATAACAGTTTTGATGGTAGAGATATTGTCTTTCGAGGTCCCATTCCTTCTACCACGGAGCAAATTTGTGACGTTAAGAGATTGGACCAAGGTGGTGAAGGTTTAATAGATAAGACAGCTAAAGAAACAGCCGGACCATTACCGAATCCAGATGGTTATACACCCTGTCAATTTACAGTAGATAGTACGGGGATATACGAAGTAGAATTTCATTCTCCAAATCCAGATGGTGGAGATCCACCAGCAAAATCTACGAGTGAGGATTTCCCCACGGATAATCAGCAACAAATGACTGTAGCCGCTTGGGATATTACAGTTCGAGACGAAGATGGTAATACTAAGAATGGCCGAGTATTTACCAACTACTTAGCTATGAACATGGGTACAGTTGAAAAGTCTCTCAATTCTAATTTTTTCATCCAAACTAAAGACGGGTTTTTATATAAAACTTCGATGAATGGAATCGATCCATTCGGTTTCATCTTCTTCGCAAATAGTCGGGGATTTATCGATCAAACTGATAATAGCACTTTATATCATTCTGCTAATGCAGGTCAGAATAATTTTAGTCTCGACCCTTTTTTAGGTAACGTTCAGGTACAGCGTCCAGATGTTGAAGATACTAATACAGACATTACTCACTTAGTATTTTTCAATCGTCCGGATGCAGAAACTTTAAATCAGCTAAATATTCCCCTTGTACCAGCAATACCTATAACACCAACCAACTTTAAATTTACTGGTGGTAATGGAGGAAGCGGAAATCAAACTGTTGTTGGAGTTGGAGGGAATTTCAGTTTTGATTCTACAAGTCCCGGTAGCTACGAAATTATTATTGATACTGATAAAGACAATATATTTGACCCTAGTAAAGATACAGTTCTCCAAAATATAGTCACTGTAGGTAGTAATGTAGTGCGTTGGGATGGTCAAGATGGACAAGGTAACAACTTACCTCCTCGCATCAATAACGACCCATATGATGCGAGAATTAGACTGAGAACTGGAGAATATCACTTTCCAATGTTAGATGTAGAGAGTAATTCTAATGGGTTTGTAATTGAAATGCTTAATGCACCTACTGCATTTCCAGTAGGTAACAGGTTTACGGTTTACTATAACGATGAAAACTACACAACAAGCAATGGAACAGATGTAGATTTAAGTGGTAGCGGTGCTAGTAATCCCCGTAATGCCTCAATTGGAGTAGACAGTAATGGTGGAGCGCACAAATTTAGTAATAATTATGGTGATTTTAAAGGAATCGATACTTGGGCTTATTTCCCTAGTGAAGCAACATCAACCAATCTGATTATTACCGACGATAAGTCTGCAAATGTACGAGGTACAAAATCGGTACGCTTTCTAGAAGATAAAGACAATAGCGGTACGGTAACTGTAGGAGACACAGTTGAATACACTATTACTTACTCTAATCAATCTCCCGATTTTCAAACAGATGCGACAAATTTCATTATTCAAGATACCTTACCGCCTCAGTTAACTTACAACAACTCTGAAATCGTCTCGAAAACTGACGGCAACAATATTATTTTAAATTCTTCCTACAGCGGTTCTGGTGCATTGTCTAATTCAGGTACTCTGAGAGTCAATGATGAGATTATTATCAAAATTACAGCCACAATTAATAACGATAATGATGGTGATTCTATTAACAACCAAGCAAATGCAACTTTCAATACAAACGACAGCTCTGCAACAAGCGGAACCGCTTTAACCGATGCTGATTCTGCGGGAGCAACGCAAGATAATCCACCAACTCAAGGTAATCCTTTCAAACAGATCGATGATGATAGTCAAAATACCGGAAATGACCCCTCCAACACCGCAGATGACGAACCAACTATTATTACAGTAGAAAAAACTGTAGTAACTGGCTCTCCAAAGGTGCTGTTAGTTAAGAGGATTACGGCAATTAATGGGGTTAATTTCGATCAATTTGTTGACGATCCTAATAGTATCGAAGATAACAATAGCAACTGGCCAGATTCTGACCCCTCAGATACAAGTAGCAATGATTTTCTACGTGGAGCAGTTAACGGCGGTTTGGTTGTTCCTGGTGATGAATTAGAATACACTATTTACTTTCTTTCAATAGGTGAGAAAGATGCCAGTAAATTAAAAATATGCGATGTAATACCAACTTATACGACTTTTATTCCTACAGCCTTCAACGGTTCAACTCCTACAGATGGCGGTTTGAGTACGGCTAATTTAGGTATAGCAATTGCTTTTGATAGTACGAATTATCCTAAGAACCCTACTGCCTATATTACGAATGTAGCTGATAGTGACAGAGGAGAATTTTTCTCTGCTGGGGAAACACCACCTATAGCTTGTTCTAGTAGTAATAATAATGGTGCTGTTGTTGTGAATATAGTCAATAAAGACAATGTCAACCAAGATATTATACCTACCGCAAATGTTGACCAGACGCAAACCAAACCAACTAATTCTTATGGTTTTATAAGATTTAAAGTTAAAGTCAATTAA
- a CDS encoding GEVED domain-containing protein, with product MCFSSLKSINKKSKKKFSQKLAAGTNLGIMSAIAKYSKVLSTSIYKLVPLSAVVLTPTFLTTAPALAAVDQVCYLISDVGGTNGNDFLVKMNTDTGQFFQISSGTGTNNIEAAAAQPGTNILFAANQESSGRLGTIDLITGAFTPRANLMGTGNGERGSINFRDPDGLAFDPTDGTLYASIRTGDGGSPPDILIKVDPVTGRHIPDAFGTNVDYVVIQPQNGRDDIDGIAIDPADGTLYGIANEGSTGGNQNLVTINKNTGATSLVGELQENGSSIDDVEDIAFDLNGKLYISTGSSGSTRNRLYDVDKNTAAVSNRRPLTIGGDYEASGCFLLPPVDVSLNKTVNDNSPNVNDIVTFTLTLTNDAAASDNAYSDVNNLVVEDVLPTNLEFDSFVTIPSGTTPTYDIGSRTVTWNVNEVLKGNNTTLQFRARVTGSGSITNSAQVTSIREFDVDSTPNNNQASEDDQSSVSLTVVAPTSTTISGTLYEDSDGGDDLDASEPKLPADITVNLLDNNNSVIKTTTTDANGAYTFTDVVNGNYKIQVDTNDSDIPNGYTLGTPNDLAVTVSGSAITNQNFGFDKTSASPPLTACPANSLLTEQTILNFQNPTPEPGTTNGDFSIGAVYRFPNVAANTDALVEVIALNNATIAQLDVTTTGLVSAFQPEVQSNSTNPSEYSVDFQIRFVQSGTSTPINLNTVLATSVDTDGDNTVVREFVQFSGNAPNSYTIETPSKLTATQIDSTTIRLESQSTDVNPGINLNTANMGSVKYDQVGVFNYRAGLIIGNNPPSNVSNQRLNSLYFECVSYNNSNSNPVVPVLDYGDAPDSYGTTSANNGANHAIVSGIHLGTAPDSETDAATPLDGSGDGAEDDGINLPTLNEGDTSYTIPAENITATGTGTLHAWLDFDKNGTFEPGEYTSVAVTNGTAANDLSWSNINAGAAGDTYARFRFTTDAGIDANTPGGGASDGEVEDYQIAIEAIANNPNILLIKRITKINNGITTNNGDNLAIYNQEDSNPYDDNKLDNPAPDPVDTDKWLGTTSDTSSTFLIGGIDGGKVEPDDEIEYTIYYLSGGDSEAKNVLFCDRVPENVTFVTNSFNGEANQATGGLQNADRGIQWLKDGNTESLTNVKDGDVAQYFPPGIEPSTVYPKIKCDGTNTNGAVVVNLGNLPLATAPGTPNTSYGFVRFRGRVK from the coding sequence ATGTGTTTCTCTTCGCTAAAATCAATCAATAAGAAATCAAAAAAAAAGTTTTCCCAGAAACTAGCAGCAGGCACAAATTTAGGTATTATGAGTGCGATCGCCAAATATTCTAAAGTGTTGAGTACATCAATTTATAAACTTGTGCCGCTTTCTGCTGTAGTTTTGACACCGACATTCTTAACAACAGCACCTGCTTTAGCCGCAGTCGATCAAGTTTGTTACCTTATTTCTGATGTAGGTGGTACCAATGGAAATGACTTTTTAGTCAAAATGAATACAGATACGGGACAGTTTTTCCAAATTAGTTCCGGAACCGGTACTAATAACATTGAAGCAGCAGCAGCCCAACCAGGTACCAATATTCTCTTTGCTGCCAATCAAGAATCTAGTGGGCGACTTGGTACAATTGACCTAATTACAGGTGCTTTTACGCCTCGGGCTAATTTAATGGGCACAGGAAATGGCGAAAGAGGCAGTATCAACTTCAGAGATCCAGACGGTTTAGCTTTCGATCCAACTGATGGTACTTTATATGCTTCTATCCGAACCGGAGATGGAGGATCTCCTCCTGATATCTTGATTAAGGTCGATCCGGTAACAGGACGGCATATTCCTGATGCTTTTGGTACGAATGTGGATTATGTTGTCATTCAACCGCAGAATGGACGCGATGACATTGATGGTATCGCAATTGACCCAGCTGATGGAACCCTTTATGGTATTGCTAATGAGGGTAGCACTGGCGGTAATCAGAATCTAGTCACCATTAACAAGAACACTGGGGCTACTAGCTTAGTTGGTGAACTCCAGGAGAATGGAAGCTCAATTGACGACGTTGAGGATATTGCCTTCGATCTCAACGGTAAACTTTATATTTCTACTGGCTCTAGCGGTTCTACTAGGAATCGTCTTTATGATGTCGATAAAAACACGGCAGCAGTAAGCAATCGGAGACCGTTAACTATTGGTGGTGACTATGAAGCTTCTGGTTGTTTTCTGTTACCTCCAGTTGATGTTTCGCTGAACAAAACTGTTAACGATAACAGCCCAAATGTAAATGATATCGTCACCTTTACGCTGACACTCACTAATGATGCAGCAGCCAGTGATAACGCTTACAGTGATGTAAATAACTTAGTCGTTGAAGATGTTTTACCTACAAACTTAGAATTCGATTCATTTGTTACTATTCCATCGGGAACTACACCTACTTACGATATAGGTAGTCGCACTGTAACGTGGAACGTTAACGAAGTTTTAAAAGGGAATAATACTACTTTACAATTTAGAGCCAGGGTGACTGGTAGCGGTTCAATTACTAATTCGGCTCAAGTTACCTCTATAAGAGAATTTGATGTTGATTCCACACCGAATAACAATCAAGCATCAGAAGACGATCAAAGCAGCGTTTCTTTGACAGTTGTAGCCCCAACAAGTACAACAATTTCGGGTACACTCTACGAAGATAGCGACGGTGGTGATGACTTAGATGCAAGCGAACCGAAACTACCAGCAGATATTACTGTAAATCTGCTCGATAACAACAATAGCGTCATTAAAACCACCACCACTGACGCAAATGGTGCTTACACCTTCACAGACGTTGTCAACGGTAATTATAAAATCCAAGTTGATACCAACGACAGCGATATTCCCAATGGATACACTTTGGGAACACCTAATGATTTAGCTGTGACTGTTTCTGGTAGTGCGATTACAAATCAAAACTTTGGCTTTGATAAAACATCAGCCTCACCCCCATTAACAGCTTGTCCGGCTAATAGTCTGTTAACAGAGCAAACCATACTTAATTTCCAAAACCCGACCCCGGAACCTGGTACTACCAACGGAGACTTTTCAATTGGCGCAGTCTACCGCTTTCCTAATGTTGCAGCAAATACAGATGCTCTAGTTGAAGTAATTGCTTTAAATAATGCCACTATTGCTCAGCTAGATGTTACCACTACTGGTTTGGTTAGCGCCTTCCAACCAGAAGTACAGTCTAACTCTACAAATCCAAGTGAATACAGTGTTGATTTTCAGATTAGGTTTGTTCAATCAGGCACTAGTACACCAATAAACTTAAATACCGTGCTAGCCACAAGTGTTGATACTGATGGAGATAATACTGTTGTTAGAGAATTCGTACAGTTCAGCGGAAATGCTCCTAATTCCTATACTATTGAAACTCCGTCTAAGCTTACAGCTACCCAGATCGATAGCACAACAATACGTCTTGAAAGTCAATCAACTGACGTAAATCCTGGCATCAACCTAAACACTGCTAATATGGGTAGTGTTAAATACGATCAAGTTGGAGTTTTCAATTATCGAGCTGGTCTTATCATCGGCAATAATCCGCCTTCAAATGTTTCTAATCAGCGACTTAACTCACTATATTTTGAGTGTGTTTCATACAATAATTCCAACTCAAACCCTGTTGTACCTGTATTAGATTACGGTGACGCACCAGATAGCTACGGTACAACCAGTGCCAACAATGGTGCTAATCATGCGATTGTAAGTGGCATTCATCTAGGAACTGCTCCAGATAGTGAAACAGATGCAGCAACTCCCCTCGACGGTAGCGGCGATGGTGCCGAAGATGATGGAATTAACTTACCAACATTGAATGAAGGTGATACTAGCTATACAATCCCTGCCGAGAATATCACGGCAACGGGTACTGGAACTCTCCATGCTTGGCTTGACTTTGATAAGAATGGTACCTTTGAACCGGGTGAGTATACTAGTGTTGCAGTGACTAATGGTACTGCTGCAAATGATTTAAGTTGGAGCAATATTAATGCTGGTGCAGCAGGTGATACCTATGCACGCTTTAGATTTACAACAGATGCTGGTATTGATGCTAATACCCCTGGTGGTGGTGCTAGCGATGGAGAAGTAGAAGATTATCAAATTGCAATCGAAGCAATTGCCAATAACCCCAACATTCTATTAATCAAACGCATTACCAAAATTAACAACGGTATCACTACCAACAATGGTGATAACCTCGCAATTTACAATCAAGAAGACTCAAACCCCTACGATGATAATAAACTAGATAATCCCGCACCCGACCCAGTGGACACTGATAAGTGGCTTGGTACCACTTCAGACACAAGCAGTACCTTCCTCATCGGTGGAATCGACGGTGGAAAAGTTGAACCCGACGACGAAATTGAATACACAATCTACTACCTTTCCGGAGGTGACAGCGAAGCAAAGAACGTACTATTTTGCGATCGCGTTCCCGAAAACGTTACTTTTGTTACCAACAGCTTCAACGGCGAAGCCAATCAAGCGACAGGAGGATTGCAAAACGCGGATAGAGGTATTCAATGGTTAAAAGACGGTAATACAGAATCTTTAACCAACGTCAAAGACGGTGACGTAGCGCAGTATTTCCCCCCCGGAATTGAACCTTCTACCGTTTATCCCAAAATAAAATGTGACGGTACAAATACTAACGGTGCAGTCGTGGTGAATCTGGGGAATTTACCATTAGCTACCGCTCCCGGTACGCCAAATACTTCCTACGGTTTCGTTAGGTTTAGAGGTAGGGTGAAATAA
- a CDS encoding OmpA family protein has product MYKKISKNPFYQFKQSSKFPVNIKRLLASLPVLLLTTPNIAVAQSNTAISLSVTVNSNQDGEVEADNNLTLREAIAIVNGSLSLERLSSTEQSLVSSGSNQAEIKFNLPPGQTKITLESVLPPLTNPGTIVDGTSQPGYDASKSATAEIEIPIPVVEITSAPGEQVFRGLTVAADNITVEGLSIYGFNSKHTDTASLPPGDIVVVPYNSVLITDKEKRRQGDKGSPPRNVIIKDNWLGITSEEQVPEKTSAFGVSVFNAIGTNISRNRIANHEGSAIITGKLAENTQIQSNIIVGNGIAGMPDAIRLEGKINNSQVTSNLICANDGSGVYLFKPEGSVKIQSNNIKYNGRRLRRAGVYLMGNNHEVTNNQITNQPGSGVAITAYPDSKRNVIRDNNFANIEGLSIDLNYRNTASVRDFQRGDGPNPPRNSGNRRLDSANGAINAPEFLSSEFISIDGKVNIDGKAEPGSEIDIYKVNANSKQQLDLYPAYSALGEVIARVQADEKGRFKATFTNLQPGEIISAIATQSKYGTSEPAANAIVKSVNNSQSFQKPQSPIQNPNCTSRPVAPTPIPEPPIPQPPIPEPPTPIRLSVPRNVHFALDKDFISQKSGEVLDKIAEVMEQYPNIVIELQGHTDSRASVAYNQDLARRRATNARNYLIKKGIAPERMTIRSFGERKLRTQENNVVDYARNRRVEILFFDVRGIDIEFENQEQDLQIEQ; this is encoded by the coding sequence ATGTATAAGAAAATTAGCAAAAATCCCTTTTACCAATTCAAGCAGTCTAGTAAATTTCCGGTTAATATCAAGCGCTTACTTGCCAGCTTACCTGTTTTATTACTGACTACTCCAAATATTGCTGTTGCTCAATCTAATACAGCTATAAGCTTGAGTGTCACGGTTAACAGCAACCAAGATGGAGAAGTTGAGGCTGATAATAATCTAACTTTAAGGGAAGCAATTGCAATTGTTAACGGTAGTCTATCTCTAGAGAGACTTAGCTCTACCGAACAATCTTTAGTTTCATCCGGGAGTAATCAAGCTGAAATTAAATTCAATCTTCCTCCTGGACAAACCAAAATTACTCTTGAAAGCGTTCTTCCACCTTTAACAAACCCAGGAACAATAGTTGACGGAACCTCTCAACCAGGTTACGACGCTAGTAAATCAGCAACAGCGGAAATTGAGATTCCTATTCCGGTGGTGGAAATAACTTCTGCTCCCGGAGAACAAGTATTTCGCGGTTTAACTGTAGCTGCGGATAATATTACAGTTGAGGGATTAAGCATATACGGTTTTAATTCTAAACATACGGATACTGCTAGCTTACCTCCAGGGGATATTGTTGTTGTACCCTATAATTCTGTTTTAATAACGGACAAGGAGAAAAGGAGACAAGGAGACAAGGGGAGTCCTCCTCGAAATGTGATTATCAAAGACAATTGGTTGGGTATTACCTCAGAAGAACAAGTTCCTGAAAAAACTTCTGCTTTTGGGGTTTCGGTATTTAACGCCATAGGTACGAATATCAGCCGTAACCGGATTGCGAACCATGAAGGTAGCGCGATTATTACCGGGAAATTAGCCGAAAACACTCAAATTCAATCAAATATTATCGTTGGTAACGGAATTGCGGGAATGCCCGACGCGATTAGACTCGAAGGTAAGATTAATAATTCTCAAGTTACCTCCAACTTAATTTGTGCTAACGATGGCAGTGGAGTGTACTTGTTTAAGCCAGAAGGTTCCGTAAAAATACAGTCAAACAACATTAAATATAATGGTAGACGCTTGCGACGTGCGGGGGTTTACTTGATGGGTAACAATCACGAAGTAACTAATAACCAAATTACCAATCAACCAGGTTCTGGAGTCGCGATTACAGCCTATCCCGATAGCAAAAGAAACGTTATCAGAGATAACAACTTTGCCAATATTGAAGGATTGAGTATCGACCTCAACTACAGAAATACTGCCAGCGTGAGGGATTTTCAACGAGGAGACGGCCCCAACCCTCCCCGAAACTCTGGCAACCGTCGTTTAGATAGCGCTAACGGAGCTATCAACGCACCAGAATTTCTCAGTTCGGAATTTATCTCGATCGACGGTAAAGTCAACATCGATGGAAAAGCCGAACCCGGTAGTGAAATTGATATTTACAAAGTCAATGCTAACAGCAAACAGCAATTAGATTTATACCCGGCATATTCCGCATTAGGAGAAGTAATTGCTAGAGTCCAAGCAGACGAAAAAGGTAGATTCAAAGCCACCTTCACAAACCTGCAACCAGGAGAAATTATTAGCGCGATCGCAACTCAAAGTAAATACGGAACCTCAGAGCCAGCAGCCAATGCAATAGTTAAATCCGTCAACAATTCTCAATCATTCCAAAAACCTCAATCCCCAATCCAAAATCCCAACTGTACAAGCCGCCCAGTGGCACCAACACCAATACCCGAACCGCCAATCCCCCAACCACCGATACCAGAGCCACCCACACCAATTCGTTTAAGCGTACCTAGAAACGTCCACTTTGCACTCGATAAAGACTTTATCAGTCAGAAGAGTGGAGAAGTTCTAGATAAAATTGCGGAAGTAATGGAACAATATCCCAACATTGTAATTGAACTACAGGGACATACCGACTCCCGCGCCAGCGTTGCTTATAACCAAGACTTGGCGAGACGACGAGCGACAAATGCAAGAAATTACTTAATTAAAAAAGGTATCGCACCAGAAAGAATGACAATTCGTTCCTTCGGTGAAAGAAAATTAAGAACACAAGAGAACAATGTTGTTGACTACGCACGCAACCGTCGAGTTGAAATATTGTTCTTTGACGTTAGGGGAATTGATATCGAATTTGAAAATCAGGAACAGGATTTACAGATAGAACAGTAA